TCACAGCCGGTGTCGATTTCAAATCTGCCCGAGATTGGCTCCTGGTCTGGCAGGAGGATGGCGGCTTCGACAATTGGCGTGGATTGCCTGATCTTGAACGGGACGACGTCGCCGTTGCCGGAATAGTGGAACGTCTCCGGCTCGCGCAGCGATATTTTCCTTTCCTTCGGATCGATTTCGACAACGAACCGTTTGAAAAAACCTGCGCCCAGCACGCCGTCGCGTTTGCGCCAGTGGCGCTGGTAGCTGGCCGGGAGGGCGGCCACGCGGCGGGGCCGGTAGGTCGCGCCGGAGAGATCAAAAGCGACACCCTCAAACCGGTCCGCCTGTTCCTCCCCCGCGACCCCAACGATGGTGATATGGCCGGTGCGTTTGAGTTCGAGTAATCCGGCCAGTTCGCTGCTGAGCATGTCGATGGAATAGCCGGTGTCCAGCATCAGCAAGGCCGGCTGCGCATCGTTGACCCGCGCAGAAGCCAGAATCCGCCCGCTCACGAATTCGAATGGAAGAGTGACCACGTTCGTCGCTGGCTGGTTGGGAGAAGTTGCGTCCGCGGGCACGGCGCCATTGACGCCCGATTGCACGAGCCATGTCAATACCGCCAGCCCAAGCCAATGTACAGTCGTTTGTCCCGCCACGCCCGGAAGCATACGAAGTCATTTGACCCTTGTCACACCCGGAACGTTTCAAATGAAGTGGCGCCGCGGATCCTTGACCGACGGCCCGATTCCAGAATAAATGGCGGAATCAAACCGTCACCATTCATTATGAAAACCACGCCCCTGACCCGTCGCCGGTTCGTCAAACAAGCCTCAATCACAGCGGCCGCCTTGTCGTTCCCTTTCGTCGCCGGCCGAAACGTGCTTGGCGCAAACAACCGCCTCAACATCGCCAGCATCGGCGTCGGCGGCAAGGGCGCCAGCGACGTCGAGAACGTTGACAACGAGAACATCTACGCGCTGTGCGACGTGGACGAGGTCAACGCGGCCGGTTCGTTCCGAAAATACCCGCAGGCAAAACGGTTCAAGGATTTTCGCGTCATGCTGGAGAAGGAGGGCAGACACATTGACGCGGTTACGGTTTCCACGCCCGACCACATGCATGCGCCCGCCGCGCTGACGGCAATGAAGCTGGGCAAACATGTTTATTGCCAGAAACCGCTTACGCACACGGTGTACGAAGCGCGCCTGATGGCTGAGACCGCGCGCAAACACAAAGTCGCCACCCAGATGGGCAACCAGGGTCATTGCAACGCGGCCACGCGCCGGCTCGTCGAACTGATCCGGGCTGGAGTGCTGGGCAAGGTCAGTGCGATTCACGTCTGGACGGATCGTCCCAACAACTGGTGGCCGCAGGGCATTGAACGTCCCGCCGGGAATCCGCCCGTGCCGCCGACCCTTGACTGGGACCTGTGGCTCGGTGTCGCACCGTGGCGGCCTTACAATCCTGCTTATGTCCCGTTCAAATGGCGCGGTTTTTGGGATTTCGGAAC
Above is a window of Candidatus Angelobacter sp. DNA encoding:
- a CDS encoding pepsin/retropepsin-like aspartic protease family protein, with the protein product MLPGVAGQTTVHWLGLAVLTWLVQSGVNGAVPADATSPNQPATNVVTLPFEFVSGRILASARVNDAQPALLMLDTGYSIDMLSSELAGLLELKRTGHITIVGVAGEEQADRFEGVAFDLSGATYRPRRVAALPASYQRHWRKRDGVLGAGFFKRFVVEIDPKERKISLREPETFHYSGNGDVVPFKIRQSTPIVEAAILLPDQEPISGRFEIDTGCDGGLCIGSDFVNAHHLVESTGRTEESGRRGLGGDARTRIGRVPKFRLGGQVVEKPLANFFLEGSPVDEGLAGHIGMQVLRRFKVIFDYSRERMILEPLE
- a CDS encoding Gfo/Idh/MocA family oxidoreductase, which produces MKTTPLTRRRFVKQASITAAALSFPFVAGRNVLGANNRLNIASIGVGGKGASDVENVDNENIYALCDVDEVNAAGSFRKYPQAKRFKDFRVMLEKEGRHIDAVTVSTPDHMHAPAALTAMKLGKHVYCQKPLTHTVYEARLMAETARKHKVATQMGNQGHCNAATRRLVELIRAGVLGKVSAIHVWTDRPNNWWPQGIERPAGNPPVPPTLDWDLWLGVAPWRPYNPAYVPFKWRGFWDFGTGALGDMACHCMDLAFFSLKLGAPMSVEAQSSEVNSETAPLWSIINYEFPNQDGQSPVKMTWYDGGKQPAPELVKDTELSSNGIILIGDKDTLYVPSYWGAGKFLSGAKVEDFKNIPETLPKPPGFERNHHQEWLNACKGGPKALSNFDYSGPLTEAVLLGDVALRAGKKILWDSKKLKITNVSGANRYLRTEYRKGWKV